In a genomic window of Aggregatimonas sangjinii:
- a CDS encoding oxidoreductase, with amino-acid sequence MKNRIWFITGISSGLGKALAESVMATGDFVVGTFRKQSQVEEFNKKFATTAHSVLLDITNEENIETTVRDIITQYGRIDVLVNNAGIGFVGAVEETSMEEVRRVFEANVFGTLKLTQTVLPYMREEKNGQIVQISSHGGIKAFAGFGIYNASKFALEGFSEALAQEVAPLGIKVSIIEPGPFRTKFAGDGLGLAENEINDYAETAGAFRAKLKGVDGKQEGDPEKAAKAIIDLVNSEKPSLRLPLGKVALMTIGMKLDSVRDDLEANKEIAQTAVY; translated from the coding sequence AGAATATGGTTTATCACAGGAATATCAAGCGGATTGGGTAAGGCACTTGCTGAATCTGTAATGGCTACTGGCGACTTCGTTGTAGGAACATTCCGGAAGCAATCTCAGGTTGAAGAATTCAATAAGAAATTTGCCACAACAGCACATTCTGTTCTACTGGATATTACGAATGAAGAAAATATAGAAACTACCGTCAGAGATATCATCACACAATACGGTCGTATCGATGTATTGGTCAACAATGCAGGCATCGGTTTTGTAGGCGCGGTAGAAGAAACCTCGATGGAAGAAGTAAGACGTGTTTTTGAAGCGAATGTTTTCGGTACGCTCAAACTTACCCAAACCGTTTTACCGTATATGCGAGAAGAGAAAAATGGACAAATCGTTCAAATATCATCTCACGGTGGTATTAAAGCTTTTGCGGGATTCGGAATCTATAACGCAAGTAAGTTTGCCTTGGAAGGTTTCAGCGAAGCTTTGGCGCAAGAAGTCGCACCTTTGGGCATAAAAGTTTCCATTATCGAACCAGGTCCGTTCCGTACGAAATTTGCCGGTGACGGTTTAGGCCTTGCTGAAAATGAAATCAATGACTACGCTGAAACTGCCGGTGCTTTTAGGGCCAAGCTCAAAGGCGTAGACGGTAAACAAGAGGGTGACCCAGAAAAAGCTGCCAAAGCAATTATTGATTTGGTGAATTCCGAAAAGCCATCGCTTCGTCTTCCTCTTGGTAAAGTGGCACTAATGACCATTGGAATGAAATTGGATAGTGTCCGAGATGATTTGGAAGCTAACAAGGAAATAGCGCAAACTGCGGTTTACTAA
- a CDS encoding helix-turn-helix domain-containing protein, which produces MNHFSTLEAYCKGIGISKPRWPEFDIRSFEENMKTVHHNMPPFKHEFYAIAVKLDGGGFAKTGNYSTADKKATVFFNSPYQIIQWDIAPDWEGFYVIFSENFYRGALSRKRITEDFPFLLIDNTIPLDMDADTALLFSKVFADIFKEHRTNSAKAEDIIRHYLHILLHKVSRLYDYSIKSKTITTTQRTQDLTTVSRFKTMLDIAFHPGQTYNDALPNQVQFYADKLNMHPNHFNAVVKRITDSSASEIIYGHILSLSKSKLTNTTKSIKEIAFDLYYNYPNHFANFFKKQMGMTPSQFRKQR; this is translated from the coding sequence TTGAACCATTTTTCCACATTAGAAGCATATTGCAAGGGCATCGGCATTTCAAAACCACGTTGGCCAGAATTTGACATTCGAAGTTTCGAGGAAAATATGAAAACCGTGCATCATAATATGCCACCATTTAAGCACGAGTTCTATGCCATTGCTGTTAAACTAGATGGCGGTGGTTTCGCAAAAACAGGCAACTACAGTACAGCAGATAAAAAAGCGACCGTTTTCTTCAATTCACCATATCAAATTATCCAGTGGGATATTGCACCAGACTGGGAAGGCTTCTATGTCATATTTTCTGAGAATTTTTATAGAGGTGCGCTTTCGCGAAAGCGTATTACCGAAGATTTTCCTTTTTTGCTCATAGACAATACTATCCCCTTGGATATGGATGCAGATACGGCCTTACTTTTCTCAAAAGTATTTGCCGATATCTTTAAAGAGCATAGAACAAATAGTGCAAAGGCCGAAGATATCATCAGGCATTATCTACATATCTTATTGCATAAAGTATCACGATTGTACGACTACTCTATTAAAAGTAAAACGATAACTACCACACAACGCACGCAGGACCTGACAACGGTCAGTCGTTTTAAAACAATGCTCGATATTGCCTTTCATCCCGGACAGACTTACAATGACGCATTACCAAATCAAGTCCAGTTTTATGCCGATAAACTCAATATGCATCCTAACCATTTCAATGCGGTCGTCAAACGCATAACGGACAGTTCGGCTTCCGAAATCATTTATGGCCATATCCTAAGTCTATCAAAATCCAAACTGACCAACACAACTAAAAGCATCAAAGAAATCGCCTTTGACCTCTACTACAATTACCCGAACCATTTCGCAAATTTCTTCAAAAAGCAAATGGGAATGACGCCCTCACAATTTAGAAAACAGCGTTAA